In Felis catus isolate Fca126 chromosome E1, F.catus_Fca126_mat1.0, whole genome shotgun sequence, the following proteins share a genomic window:
- the SRSF1 gene encoding serine/arginine-rich splicing factor 1 isoform X1: protein MSGGGVIRGPAGNNDCRIYVGNLPPDIRTKDIEDVFYKYGAIRDIDLKNRRGGPPFAFVEFEDPRDAEDAVYGRDGYDYDGYRLRVEFPRSGRGTGRGGGGGGGGGAPRGRYGPPSRRSENRVVVSGLPPSGSWQDLKDHMREAGDVCYADVYRDGTGVVEFVRKEDMTYAVRKLDNTKFRSHEGETAYIRVKVDGPRSPSYGRSRSRSRSRSRSRSRSNSRSRSYSPRRSRGSPRYSPRHSRSRSRT from the exons ATGTCGGGAGGTGGTGTGATTCGTGGCCCGGCAGGGAACAACGATTGCCGCATCTACGTGGGTAACTTACCTCCAGACATCCGAACCAAGGACATTGAGGACGTGTTCTACAAATACGGTGCTATCCGTGACATCGATCTCAAGAATCGCCGCGGAGGACCGCCCTTCGCCTTCGTTGAGTTCGAGGACCCTCG AGACGCGGAAGACGCGGTATATGGTCGCGACGGCTATGATTACGATGGATACCGTCTGCGGGTGGAGTTTCCTCGAAGCGGCCGTGGCACCGGCCGAGGCGGCGGCGGGGGTGGAGGTGGCGGGGCTCCCCGAGGCCGCTATGGCCCCCCATCCAGGCGTTCTGAAAACAGAGTGGTTGTCTCTG gACTGCCTCCAAGTGGAAGCTGGCAGGATCTGAAGGATCACATGCGTGAAGCAGGTGATGTATGTTATGCTGATGTTTACCGAGATGGCACTGGTGTCGTGGAGTTTGTACGGAAAGAAGATATGACCTATGCAGTTCGAAAACTGGATAACACTAAGTTTAGATCCCATGAG GGAGAAACTGCCTACATCCGGGTTAAAGTTGATGGGCCCAGAAGTCCAAGTTATGGAAGATCACGATCTCGAAGCCGTAGTCGTAGCAGAAGCCGTAGCAGAAGCAACAGCAGGAGTCGCAGTTATTCCCCAAGGAGAAGCAGAGGATCACCACGCTATTCTCCCCGTCATAGCAGATCTCGCTCTCGTACATAA
- the SRSF1 gene encoding serine/arginine-rich splicing factor 1 isoform X2, whose product MSGGGVIRGPAGNNDCRIYVGNLPPDIRTKDIEDVFYKYGAIRDIDLKNRRGGPPFAFVEFEDPRDAEDAVYGRDGYDYDGYRLRVEFPRSGRGTGRGGGGGGGGGAPRGRYGPPSRRSENRVVVSGLPPSGSWQDLKDHMREAGDVCYADVYRDGTGVVEFVRKEDMTYAVRKLDNTKFRSHETYLKRWIKNALD is encoded by the exons ATGTCGGGAGGTGGTGTGATTCGTGGCCCGGCAGGGAACAACGATTGCCGCATCTACGTGGGTAACTTACCTCCAGACATCCGAACCAAGGACATTGAGGACGTGTTCTACAAATACGGTGCTATCCGTGACATCGATCTCAAGAATCGCCGCGGAGGACCGCCCTTCGCCTTCGTTGAGTTCGAGGACCCTCG AGACGCGGAAGACGCGGTATATGGTCGCGACGGCTATGATTACGATGGATACCGTCTGCGGGTGGAGTTTCCTCGAAGCGGCCGTGGCACCGGCCGAGGCGGCGGCGGGGGTGGAGGTGGCGGGGCTCCCCGAGGCCGCTATGGCCCCCCATCCAGGCGTTCTGAAAACAGAGTGGTTGTCTCTG gACTGCCTCCAAGTGGAAGCTGGCAGGATCTGAAGGATCACATGCGTGAAGCAGGTGATGTATGTTATGCTGATGTTTACCGAGATGGCACTGGTGTCGTGGAGTTTGTACGGAAAGAAGATATGACCTATGCAGTTCGAAAACTGGATAACACTAAGTTTAGATCCCATGAG ACATATCTGAAGAGATGGATTAAGAATGCTTTGGATTAA